ACGCGGCGTGCTCCCGGGTGACCGGGGCCGCCTGCGCGACCGCAGCCACCTGGACGTCGAGGTTGCGGTACGCCTCCTGGGCGCGGGCTTGGGCGATGGTGGCGGTCTGCCCGGTGGTGATCAGGTAGCCGATGCGAGCGGTGAACAGATCGCCCCCGTCCTGCGGCAGCACGAGCTGGTCGCCGGCCTGCCGCTGGAAGCGCACGCGCTCCACTCCCCTGGTGGGTTTCGTGACACAGCGGGCGGTGAGGGTGCCGGAGTAGGCCGGGTAGATGAAGCGGATCGCCGCGGCCTGGTGGCGAGTCGGCGTCAGGTCGGGAGTATGTCCGCAGGCGATGTCTGCGGCGGCACGGGCGAGGTCGACGCCGGTGGCCAGGTGGACGAGGTGGCCGATCATGTCGCCGGCGATCCGGGCGTTGACCTCGATGAGGCGGGGGCGGCCGTCGACCACGCGGATCTCGACGTGGCTGACGCCGTCGGTGACACCGAGGGCGTCGATGGCCGCGACGGCGGCCGGGGCCACGGTGGCAATGAGCGGGTCGTTCGCGTCGACCATGTGCGCCAGTTCCTCGAAGTGGGGCGGCATGCCGACGGTCTTGCGGGTGACAGCGGCGACAGTGGTCTGTCCCTGGTGGGTGACGCACTCGACACTCACCTCCGGGCCGTCGAGGTATTCCTCGACCAGGACCTGAGTGCTCTCCAC
This genomic interval from Streptomyces dengpaensis contains the following:
- a CDS encoding ATP-grasp domain-containing protein; this encodes MEAQAYRGTCLQSVAAHYDVVLISGAAPTWEKEFLLDYEVADPADQAALTAAGHALADRHALAGVMTWTEWYLIPVARLARRLGLPTTAPEALQGCRNKHTSRSLFARHGVPSAASVSVRTEHEATDAARRIGFPVVLKPAAHAASMGVIRVDTADQLQAAYAFAAKTASHGVESTQVLVEEYLDGPEVSVECVTHQGQTTVAAVTRKTVGMPPHFEELAHMVDANDPLIATVAPAAVAAIDALGVTDGVSHVEIRVVDGRPRLIEVNARIAGDMIGHLVHLATGVDLARAAADIACGHTPDLTPTRHQAAAIRFIYPAYSGTLTARCVTKPTRGVERVRFQRQAGDQLVLPQDGGDLFTARIGYLITTGQTATIAQARAQEAYRNLDVQVAAVAQAAPVTREHAA